A stretch of Methanocalculus natronophilus DNA encodes these proteins:
- a CDS encoding radical SAM protein, translating into MRYMTIMGEKKAIPSYPHHRDYAYRKRELLNASTLLSFLTLSGGRAFKECYNCFKYTCAVPREVLIDPTNACNLKCRGCWAGEYTKSDHLSYEKLDEVIREAKELGAMDILMTGGEPLLRKKDILKLASTHRDLFFAAFTNGTLIDEALVQQMAKLRNLSVFISIEGFEEENDFRRGEGSFSRAIRSMNLLKPMISVSASLSVTIARITRALRAKNF; encoded by the coding sequence ATGCGATACATGACCATAATGGGCGAAAAGAAGGCCATTCCCAGCTACCCTCACCATAGGGACTATGCCTATCGCAAACGGGAATTGTTAAATGCAAGCACACTTTTGTCTTTTTTGACCCTGTCAGGGGGTCGGGCATTCAAAGAGTGCTACAACTGTTTTAAATACACGTGTGCAGTTCCCCGGGAAGTTCTGATCGACCCGACAAATGCATGCAACCTGAAATGCAGGGGCTGCTGGGCAGGAGAGTACACCAAGAGCGATCATCTTTCATATGAGAAGCTGGATGAAGTGATTCGTGAAGCAAAAGAACTGGGTGCAATGGATATTTTGATGACAGGTGGAGAACCGCTCCTTCGGAAGAAAGACATTCTAAAGCTCGCATCCACACACAGAGATTTATTTTTTGCTGCTTTCACAAATGGAACACTGATCGATGAAGCGCTTGTTCAGCAGATGGCGAAGCTCAGGAATTTATCCGTTTTCATAAGCATCGAAGGATTCGAAGAGGAGAACGATTTCAGACGTGGAGAAGGTTCATTTTCACGGGCCATCCGGTCCATGAACCTCTTAAAACCCATGATATCAGTTTCGGCTTCTCTCTCTGTTACCATAGCCAGAATTACAAGAGCATTACGAGCGAAGAATTTTTAA
- a CDS encoding bile acid:sodium symporter family protein — MVVNPLVSDIGNYAIWFFVVTSIAAMGLNLTVKEIIAPWKKKGLLSISLIANFVAVPLFALLILRIFPLDTGLATGLLIVAAAAGAPSLPKAISIMKGDVAYAVGLTMILILATIMYMPAVLPFMIGSVAIDKTNTILYLIVFMLIPLIITMALRARLPEMAKRIHPLISRTSDLSIILVLLIYTFILFTSDFTVKAGAVLGLQGVLVAILFILGSFGIGHLMAGRESGSREVLSFGTGFRNISAALVVVTANFRDPQIMFMVLVIAIFGIIFMMLFGGLIFQKKRKNKKKTLSRTTSAIRP, encoded by the coding sequence AATTATGCGATCTGGTTTTTTGTTGTTACCAGCATTGCCGCCATGGGACTCAACCTGACGGTAAAGGAGATCATTGCCCCATGGAAGAAGAAAGGGCTCCTCTCCATCTCGCTTATTGCAAATTTTGTTGCCGTCCCGCTCTTTGCCCTTCTGATTCTCAGGATTTTTCCCCTTGATACAGGCCTTGCAACCGGCCTTCTGATCGTTGCCGCCGCTGCGGGTGCACCGTCGCTCCCAAAAGCAATCTCGATTATGAAGGGTGATGTTGCCTATGCCGTCGGGCTGACGATGATTTTGATTCTGGCAACCATCATGTACATGCCAGCAGTCCTCCCCTTCATGATCGGTAGTGTCGCAATCGATAAGACCAACACAATACTCTATCTCATCGTCTTCATGCTCATCCCGCTCATCATCACGATGGCACTGCGGGCACGGCTGCCTGAGATGGCAAAACGGATTCATCCACTCATCAGCAGGACCTCAGATCTCTCGATCATCCTTGTGCTCCTCATCTATACCTTCATCCTCTTCACAAGCGATTTCACCGTGAAAGCCGGTGCAGTTCTTGGGCTCCAGGGAGTGCTGGTTGCGATTCTCTTTATCCTTGGATCCTTTGGGATCGGCCACCTGATGGCAGGGAGAGAGAGCGGAAGCCGGGAGGTCCTTTCGTTTGGAACGGGATTCAGGAACATCTCTGCGGCCCTCGTCGTCGTCACCGCCAATTTCAGGGACCCCCAGATCATGTTCATGGTCCTTGTGATCGCCATATTCGGGATCATCTTCATGATGCTGTTTGGAGGGTTGATCTTTCAGAAAAAGCGGAAAAACAAGAAGAAAACACTATCCCGGACAACGTCAGCTATCCGCCCATAG
- a CDS encoding geranylgeranylglycerol-phosphate geranylgeranyltransferase produces MHIRAYVRITRPANATISGATAILAYFIATGTLIPEVLLLFGAALLITAAGNTINDAYDAAIDAINRPDRPIPAGEIRIRSAYLYASLLFLGGVSCAVLTNPICLAIALFNSLLLILYARTLKRTILAGNLAVAYLSGSIFLFGGALAGVEGIIITLPLAAITLFGTLAREILKDAEDVDGDSAGGATTLPMRIGIRKSAHVAFVSVIFAVIASFIPYLWWGLPYLVGIIIVDLAILKLIWKTQACATPVCIRGLDATTHLKYLMYVALLVFMAASGIEILMPMN; encoded by the coding sequence ATGCATATCCGAGCATATGTCAGGATCACGCGGCCGGCAAATGCAACCATATCAGGTGCAACCGCGATTCTTGCCTATTTCATCGCAACCGGCACACTCATCCCGGAAGTCCTGCTCCTCTTTGGAGCAGCTCTTCTCATAACTGCTGCTGGCAACACTATCAATGATGCATATGATGCCGCAATCGACGCCATCAACCGTCCTGACAGGCCGATACCCGCAGGAGAAATACGTATCAGATCAGCGTATCTCTATGCCTCGCTTCTCTTTCTCGGAGGAGTCTCTTGTGCGGTCCTGACAAACCCGATCTGTCTGGCAATCGCCCTCTTCAACAGTCTTCTGCTGATCCTCTATGCACGCACCCTGAAACGCACCATACTGGCAGGTAACCTTGCTGTTGCATACCTTTCAGGAAGCATCTTCCTCTTCGGCGGCGCACTTGCGGGTGTTGAAGGGATCATCATCACCCTGCCGCTCGCTGCAATCACCCTCTTTGGCACACTCGCACGCGAGATCCTAAAAGATGCAGAAGATGTTGATGGCGACAGCGCTGGCGGAGCAACTACCCTGCCGATGAGAATCGGGATCAGGAAATCAGCTCATGTTGCATTTGTCTCCGTCATTTTCGCTGTCATCGCCAGTTTCATCCCCTACCTCTGGTGGGGACTCCCCTACCTTGTCGGAATAATCATAGTTGATCTGGCGATCCTGAAGCTGATATGGAAGACACAGGCCTGCGCAACACCTGTATGCATCCGCGGCCTTGATGCAACAACGCATCTCAAGTACCTGATGTACGTCGCCCTGCTCGTATTTATGGCGGCAAGCGGAATAGAAATATTAATGCCGATGAACTAA
- a CDS encoding OBG GTPase family GTP-binding protein: MSSLEEQIREIEDELRNTKYNKATSLHIGRLKAKMAKLKDEAVSRAMKSSGTGEGYSVRKSGDGTVVLVGFPSVGKSTLLNQLTGTKSETADYAFTTLTVVPGLMEYKGAKIQILDIPGLIAGAAMGKGRGKEVIAVVRTADLIIILGDVFNDRHVDVLMKELYDAGIRVNTPKPDITIKKTGMGGVRLNTVGPVEINLEEIRSILAENKIMNADVLVRGNISQEDFIDAMIGNRRYIPAFIAINKVDLVDDQTKKEIVKNLKSQFGQHPIMISAHSGYNIDGLKDAIYEHLGFIQIFLKPVGGPADMEEPLIVRSGSTVEDVCNRLHRDFVDRFRYAKVWGDSVKHDAQRVSLPHVLADGDILTIVTKL; this comes from the coding sequence ATGAGTAGCCTTGAAGAGCAGATCCGGGAAATTGAGGATGAGCTCAGGAATACCAAATACAATAAGGCAACATCTCTCCACATCGGCCGCCTGAAAGCCAAGATGGCCAAGCTGAAAGACGAGGCAGTCTCAAGGGCCATGAAATCCTCTGGCACCGGGGAAGGCTATTCCGTCAGAAAATCTGGTGACGGAACCGTTGTTCTCGTTGGCTTTCCATCTGTTGGTAAATCTACCCTCTTAAACCAGCTGACCGGCACAAAGAGCGAAACCGCAGATTATGCATTCACCACGCTCACTGTTGTGCCCGGCCTGATGGAGTATAAAGGCGCAAAGATCCAGATCCTGGATATTCCGGGCTTGATCGCCGGTGCTGCAATGGGGAAAGGCCGTGGAAAAGAGGTGATTGCAGTTGTCAGGACGGCTGATCTGATCATCATCCTTGGCGATGTCTTCAATGACAGGCACGTCGATGTCCTGATGAAGGAACTCTATGATGCCGGAATCAGGGTCAATACCCCAAAACCTGACATCACCATCAAGAAGACCGGAATGGGCGGTGTCAGGTTGAACACCGTCGGGCCGGTGGAGATAAATCTTGAAGAGATCAGGTCGATCCTAGCTGAAAACAAGATCATGAATGCTGACGTGCTGGTCCGTGGAAATATCAGCCAGGAGGATTTCATTGATGCGATGATCGGCAACCGCCGCTACATCCCTGCCTTCATCGCGATTAACAAGGTGGATCTCGTTGATGACCAGACAAAAAAAGAGATAGTCAAAAATCTGAAAAGCCAGTTCGGCCAGCACCCGATCATGATCTCGGCTCATTCGGGATACAATATCGATGGGCTGAAAGACGCAATCTATGAGCACCTTGGATTCATCCAGATCTTCCTAAAACCTGTTGGCGGCCCTGCCGACATGGAGGAGCCCCTGATTGTCCGGTCAGGCAGTACCGTTGAGGATGTCTGTAACCGGCTCCACCGGGATTTTGTGGACAGGTTCAGGTATGCAAAAGTCTGGGGAGATTCAGTCAAGCACGATGCACAGCGTGTCAGCCTGCCGCACGTCCTTGCAGACGGCGATATCCTGACGATCGTCACAAAACTCTAA
- a CDS encoding SPASM domain-containing protein: MFNDGHKVYGCVAAGNGYLHINARGDVEPCAFCHYSDSNINEVSLKEAMRSPFFRAFRKAQPFTNNPLRSCPMMDTPDTFVEIVRETGAKSTHRECPESAEEYALKVKDIASEWKDVAEREYAGYPEIERRRFSVLLKYLNFKKRLSGDA, encoded by the coding sequence ATGTTCAACGACGGGCACAAAGTGTATGGGTGCGTGGCTGCCGGGAATGGCTATCTCCATATTAATGCCCGCGGAGACGTTGAGCCCTGTGCTTTCTGTCATTACTCAGATAGCAATATCAACGAGGTTTCGCTCAAGGAAGCTATGCGTTCTCCCTTTTTCAGGGCTTTCAGAAAAGCCCAGCCTTTTACCAATAATCCACTCCGTTCCTGCCCCATGATGGATACACCCGATACATTTGTAGAGATAGTCCGGGAAACTGGTGCCAAATCCACACATAGAGAATGTCCGGAAAGCGCAGAAGAGTATGCCTTGAAAGTGAAAGATATCGCCAGTGAATGGAAGGATGTTGCAGAGAGAGAATACGCTGGCTATCCAGAGATTGAGAGGCGGAGATTTAGCGTTTTGCTGAAGTATCTGAATTTCAAAAAAAGGCTATCTGGAGATGCATAG
- a CDS encoding tRNA (guanine(10)-N(2))-dimethyltransferase translates to MDLAQITEGITEVYVPRQDDSLHFPPGSAEVFFNRRMELNRDATILLLRECIPSEYLDLMTATGIRALRVAHECGIPVIANDRDSDAIRLLRFNAQKLGVSLRVVNRDANALLSSERFDAVDLDPFGSPAPFLDSAIRSARRFLFVTATDTAPLCGAHLKAGMRRYAAKPMNTDYHPEVGLRMLIGYVGREVMKYDRGIEPLLSFAFEHFHRTHIRMVPGVRAAEQTLRSLGFIHHCASCSYREVEAGILPGAVFCPRCGRKADPIGPLWIGAIADRKLAFLLHQQAEVMRLGSKARLSRLLKMISEEEEVLPHYDYHKEAKRLGVSPPAMDTLLTRLIEAGYAASRAHYSGTALLTDAPVEVFEAELSR, encoded by the coding sequence ATGGATCTTGCTCAGATCACAGAAGGGATAACAGAGGTCTATGTTCCCCGGCAGGATGATTCACTCCATTTCCCGCCGGGTTCAGCAGAGGTCTTCTTCAACAGGCGGATGGAGCTGAACCGGGATGCAACGATTCTCCTGCTGCGTGAATGTATTCCATCTGAGTATCTTGACCTGATGACGGCAACGGGTATCAGGGCGCTGCGGGTGGCACATGAATGCGGGATACCCGTGATAGCAAATGATCGTGACTCTGATGCGATCCGGCTGCTGAGGTTCAATGCCCAAAAGCTTGGTGTATCTCTCCGTGTGGTGAACCGGGACGCAAATGCGCTTTTATCTTCTGAGAGGTTTGATGCGGTTGATCTCGATCCCTTCGGGAGCCCGGCACCCTTTCTGGATTCTGCAATCCGGTCTGCCCGGCGGTTTCTCTTTGTGACTGCAACCGATACTGCACCACTCTGCGGCGCCCACCTGAAGGCGGGGATGCGGCGGTATGCGGCAAAACCGATGAATACCGATTACCATCCTGAAGTCGGGCTCAGGATGCTGATTGGGTATGTGGGCCGTGAAGTGATGAAATATGATCGGGGGATCGAACCGCTCCTCTCGTTTGCATTTGAACATTTCCACAGGACACATATCAGGATGGTGCCGGGTGTGCGTGCGGCAGAGCAAACCCTTCGATCGCTTGGGTTCATTCACCATTGTGCGTCCTGTTCGTATCGTGAGGTGGAAGCAGGAATTTTGCCGGGCGCTGTCTTCTGTCCCCGGTGCGGGAGGAAGGCAGATCCGATCGGTCCGCTCTGGATTGGTGCAATTGCAGATCGAAAACTGGCTTTTCTGCTGCACCAGCAGGCAGAGGTGATGAGACTCGGATCAAAGGCCCGGCTCTCACGCCTCCTGAAGATGATTTCTGAGGAGGAAGAGGTTCTTCCACACTATGATTATCACAAGGAAGCAAAAAGGCTTGGTGTCTCGCCACCCGCAATGGATACGCTTCTCACGCGTCTTATTGAGGCAGGGTATGCGGCAAGCCGTGCGCATTATTCAGGCACAGCTCTTCTGACAGATGCTCCAGTTGAGGTATTCGAAGCCGAGCTCTCCAGGTGA